A window of Actinomadura rubteroloni contains these coding sequences:
- a CDS encoding ATP-binding cassette domain-containing protein: MPVHPADAHATIQVRGARQNNLRNVSLDLPKRRLTVFTGVSGSGKSSLVFGTIAAESRRLIDETYTAFLQSFMPSTARPDVDELRNLSAAIVLDQERMGANARSTVGTATDAFTMLRIVYSRLGEPHVGTSSAFSFNTPDGMCPRCEGLGEVSDIAVDRLLDRTLSLNGGAITVPGFAVGSWYWRVIAESGLFDADKPLADYTDGEWDALLHRPAEKRKVDGHTLTYEGLIPKVRRTYLGKDRDTMKPHLRAFVDHAVVFATCSECGGSRLNAAARSAVIGGVSIADCARMQISDLAGFVASIEDASVAPLLAGLRELLGALVEIGLGYLSLDRPTLTLSGGESQRVKMVRHLGSSLTDVTYVFDEPTVGLHPHDIRRMNDLLLRLRDKGNTVLVVEHKPEVIEIADHVVDLGPGAGTDGGEICFTGDVAGLRASGTLTGRHLGHRAGLRAAVREPRGWIPIRGADRHNLQKVDVDVPEGVLTVVTGVAGSGKSSLVHGYLADREDVVVADQSPVRGSRRSNPATYTGLLGPVRNAFAKANGVKPALFSANSEGACPECNGIGLIYTDLAMMAGVATVCETCEGRRFTAKVLTYTLDGKNIGEVLDMPVREAHAFFGTGQAHAILSRLLDVGLGYVRLGQPLTTLSGGERQRLKLAIHMAEKARTYVLDEPTTGLHLADVDQLLALLDRLVDDGNTVVVIEHHLAVIAHADWLVDIGPGGGHDGGRVVYTGTPARLAAAPSTLTGEHLAAYLGG; encoded by the coding sequence ATGCCCGTCCATCCCGCCGACGCCCACGCGACGATCCAGGTCCGCGGCGCGCGGCAGAACAACCTCAGGAACGTCTCGCTCGACCTGCCCAAGCGGCGGCTGACCGTGTTCACCGGCGTGTCGGGGTCGGGGAAGTCGTCGCTGGTCTTCGGCACGATCGCGGCCGAATCGCGGCGGCTGATCGACGAGACCTACACCGCGTTCCTCCAGTCGTTCATGCCGAGCACGGCCCGTCCAGACGTGGACGAGCTGCGCAACCTGAGCGCCGCGATTGTCCTGGACCAGGAGCGCATGGGGGCGAACGCGCGGTCCACGGTCGGCACCGCCACGGACGCGTTCACGATGCTGCGGATCGTCTACAGCCGTCTCGGCGAGCCGCACGTCGGGACGTCCAGCGCGTTCAGCTTCAACACCCCCGACGGCATGTGCCCGCGCTGCGAGGGCCTCGGCGAGGTGTCCGACATCGCCGTGGACCGGCTGCTGGACCGGACCCTGTCGCTGAACGGCGGCGCGATCACCGTGCCGGGGTTCGCGGTCGGGTCCTGGTACTGGCGGGTCATCGCCGAGTCCGGGCTGTTCGACGCCGACAAGCCCCTCGCCGACTACACCGACGGGGAATGGGACGCGCTGCTGCACCGTCCGGCCGAGAAGCGCAAGGTCGACGGCCACACCCTGACCTACGAGGGGCTGATCCCGAAGGTCCGCCGCACCTATCTCGGCAAGGACCGCGACACGATGAAGCCGCACCTGCGCGCGTTCGTGGACCACGCGGTGGTGTTCGCGACGTGCTCCGAGTGCGGCGGGTCGCGGCTCAACGCGGCGGCGCGGTCGGCCGTGATCGGCGGCGTGAGCATCGCCGACTGCGCCCGGATGCAGATCAGCGACCTCGCGGGGTTCGTCGCGTCGATCGAGGACGCGTCCGTCGCGCCCCTGCTCGCCGGCCTGCGCGAGTTGCTGGGCGCGCTGGTGGAGATCGGCCTCGGTTATCTCAGCCTCGACCGTCCGACGCTCACCCTGTCGGGCGGCGAGTCCCAGCGGGTGAAGATGGTCCGCCACCTCGGGTCCAGCCTGACCGACGTGACGTACGTGTTCGACGAGCCGACCGTCGGCCTGCACCCGCACGACATCCGCCGCATGAACGACCTGCTGCTGCGGCTGCGCGACAAGGGCAACACCGTGCTGGTCGTGGAGCACAAGCCCGAGGTCATCGAGATCGCCGACCACGTCGTGGACCTCGGTCCCGGCGCCGGGACCGACGGCGGCGAGATCTGCTTCACCGGCGACGTCGCGGGGCTGCGCGCGTCCGGGACGCTCACCGGGCGCCACCTCGGCCACCGCGCCGGGCTGCGCGCCGCCGTCCGGGAGCCGCGCGGCTGGATCCCGATCCGGGGCGCGGACCGGCACAACCTCCAGAAGGTGGACGTGGACGTGCCCGAGGGCGTCCTGACGGTCGTGACCGGGGTGGCCGGGTCGGGCAAGAGCAGCCTCGTCCACGGCTACCTGGCCGACCGGGAGGACGTCGTCGTCGCCGACCAGTCCCCCGTCCGCGGGTCGCGGCGCAGCAACCCCGCCACCTACACCGGGCTGCTCGGGCCCGTCCGGAACGCGTTCGCCAAGGCCAACGGGGTCAAGCCCGCTCTGTTCAGCGCGAACTCCGAGGGCGCGTGCCCGGAGTGCAACGGGATCGGGCTCATCTACACCGACCTGGCGATGATGGCGGGCGTCGCGACCGTCTGCGAGACGTGCGAGGGACGGCGCTTCACCGCCAAGGTCCTCACCTACACGCTGGACGGCAAGAACATCGGCGAGGTCCTGGACATGCCGGTGCGGGAGGCGCACGCGTTCTTCGGCACCGGTCAGGCGCACGCGATCCTGTCCCGGCTGCTGGACGTCGGGCTCGGGTACGTCCGGCTCGGCCAGCCGCTGACCACGCTGTCGGGCGGCGAGCGGCAGCGGCTCAAGCTCGCCATCCACATGGCCGAGAAGGCGCGGACGTACGTCCTGGACGAACCCACGACCGGCCTCCACCTCGCCGACGTGGACCAGCTCCTCGCCCTGCTCGACCGGCTGGTGGACGACGGCAACACGGTCGTCGTCATCGAGCACCACCTCGCCGTCATCGCGCACGCGGACTGGCTCGTCGACATCGGGCCGGGCGGCGGCCACGACGGCGGACGGGTCGTCTACACCGGCACCCCCGCGCGGCTCGCCGCCGCGCCGTCCACCCTCACCGGGGAGCACCTGGCGGCCTACCTCGGCGGGTGA
- a CDS encoding DUF4097 family beta strand repeat-containing protein, whose product MKTVTGTVLAGAAVLTLGGCGLVSTGGTRHAERTYDVAGTSRGLDVRANGAVEIVGADTDKVTVRERERWSNDRNKPRPAHAVRDGVLTLSSHCKHAVIGGACAVRYRITVPRALAVTVNDKDGAITVRDATGTLNFTTSTGSINAENVTTAALTARSGAGRIRVSGKAGTADLRTGTGAIDVERLESTSLKASTGDGAVRVAGRADQAELRTSTGSIHSAGLRSDRLTVRTGDGSVRLAFTVPPAKVDARTSTGSIYLTLPATASYAIDAETNTGGRRIDDALRVDSAAPRHLDLRTGDGSITVRAA is encoded by the coding sequence GTGAAGACGGTCACGGGGACGGTGCTGGCGGGGGCCGCGGTGCTGACGCTGGGCGGCTGCGGCCTGGTCAGCACCGGCGGGACGCGGCACGCCGAGCGCACCTACGACGTCGCGGGGACGTCGCGGGGGCTGGACGTGCGCGCGAACGGCGCGGTCGAGATCGTCGGCGCCGACACCGACAAGGTGACGGTCCGGGAGCGGGAGCGCTGGTCGAACGACCGCAACAAGCCCCGGCCGGCGCACGCGGTCCGCGACGGGGTGCTGACGTTGTCGTCGCACTGCAAGCACGCCGTGATCGGCGGGGCGTGCGCCGTGCGGTACCGGATCACCGTGCCCCGCGCCCTGGCCGTGACGGTGAACGACAAGGACGGCGCAATAACCGTCCGCGATGCGACCGGCACGCTGAACTTCACCACCAGCACCGGCTCGATCAACGCGGAGAACGTGACCACCGCGGCGCTGACGGCCCGGTCGGGGGCCGGACGGATCCGCGTCTCGGGCAAGGCCGGGACCGCCGACCTGCGCACCGGCACCGGAGCGATCGACGTCGAGCGGCTGGAGAGCACGTCGCTGAAGGCGTCCACCGGGGACGGGGCGGTGCGCGTCGCCGGCCGCGCCGACCAGGCCGAACTGCGCACCAGCACCGGGTCGATCCACTCGGCGGGCCTGCGCAGCGACCGGCTGACCGTCCGGACGGGCGACGGGAGCGTCCGGCTGGCGTTCACCGTCCCGCCGGCGAAGGTCGACGCCCGCACCAGCACCGGCTCGATCTACCTCACGCTGCCCGCCACCGCCTCCTACGCGATCGACGCCGAGACGAACACCGGCGGCCGGCGGATCGACGACGCGCTGCGCGTCGACAGCGCCGCGCCCCGGCACCTGGACCTTCGCACCGGCGACGGCTCGATCACCGTCCGGGCGGCCTGA
- a CDS encoding GMC family oxidoreductase, translating to MYDYIIVGAGSAGCVLAARLSEDPGVSVLLLEAGPPDDAAEIHVPAAVASLIKGPYDWDYSTVAQEHADGRSVYWPRGRTLGGSSSTNAMIYIRGARYDYDSWRDDFGCRGWGYDDLLPYFKRAEDQQHGASEYHGTGGPLRVEDLRHRHALTRAWVASAKAHGLAANDDFNGAEQDGVGFYQVTHKRGKRWSTAAGYLRPALERPNLTVETDALATGVIIEDGRAVGVRYEQRGENREERVNAEVILSGGAVNSPQLLMLSGVGPADHLREHGIDVVVDAPVGQGLQDHPYVGVMFATPRTKNLWEQATTRNLVAYLAAGRGPMASNVAEAGGFVRTAPDLPAPDLQYHVLPTPFVRQGLVDPTQRAVSVLVTAIAIESRGALTLRSASPHAKPLLDPAYLAEKSDLEILLAGVRQTREIAATGPLAEITGGELAPGEQADDDAALTAFVRRELGTLFHPTSTCAMGPDGAVCDTELRVRGVAGLRVVDASVMPAVPRGNTNAPTIAIAERAADLIRGKTPA from the coding sequence GTGTACGACTACATCATCGTCGGGGCGGGAAGCGCGGGGTGCGTGCTCGCCGCGCGGCTCAGCGAGGACCCCGGCGTGTCGGTGCTGCTGCTGGAGGCGGGGCCGCCGGACGACGCGGCCGAGATCCACGTGCCGGCGGCCGTCGCGTCGCTGATCAAGGGGCCGTACGACTGGGACTACTCGACCGTCGCGCAGGAGCACGCGGACGGGCGCAGCGTCTACTGGCCGCGCGGGCGGACGCTCGGCGGCAGCTCGTCCACCAACGCGATGATCTACATCCGGGGCGCGCGGTACGACTACGACTCCTGGCGCGACGACTTCGGCTGCCGGGGCTGGGGCTATGACGACCTGCTCCCGTACTTCAAGCGCGCCGAGGACCAGCAGCACGGCGCCTCGGAGTACCACGGGACGGGCGGGCCGCTCCGCGTCGAGGATCTGCGGCACCGGCACGCGCTGACCCGCGCGTGGGTGGCGTCGGCGAAGGCGCACGGGCTGGCGGCGAACGACGACTTCAACGGCGCGGAGCAGGACGGCGTCGGCTTCTACCAGGTCACGCACAAACGCGGGAAGCGGTGGTCGACGGCCGCGGGCTACCTGCGTCCGGCGCTGGAGCGGCCGAACCTGACGGTCGAGACCGACGCGCTCGCCACCGGGGTGATCATCGAGGACGGGCGGGCCGTCGGCGTCCGCTACGAGCAGCGCGGCGAGAACCGCGAGGAGCGCGTCAACGCCGAGGTGATCCTGTCCGGCGGCGCGGTGAACAGCCCGCAGCTCCTCATGCTGTCGGGCGTCGGCCCGGCCGACCATCTGCGCGAGCACGGCATCGACGTCGTCGTGGACGCCCCCGTCGGGCAGGGCCTCCAGGACCACCCGTACGTCGGCGTCATGTTCGCGACGCCGCGCACCAAGAACCTGTGGGAGCAGGCCACGACCCGCAACCTCGTCGCGTACCTGGCGGCCGGACGGGGCCCGATGGCGTCGAACGTGGCCGAGGCGGGCGGGTTCGTCCGGACGGCCCCGGACCTGCCCGCGCCCGACCTCCAGTACCACGTGCTGCCCACGCCGTTCGTCCGGCAGGGGCTCGTGGACCCGACGCAGCGGGCGGTGTCGGTGCTGGTCACGGCCATCGCGATCGAGAGCCGGGGCGCGCTGACGCTGCGGAGCGCGAGCCCGCACGCCAAGCCGCTGCTCGACCCCGCCTACCTGGCCGAGAAGTCCGACCTGGAGATCCTGCTGGCGGGCGTCCGGCAGACCCGGGAGATCGCGGCGACCGGCCCGCTGGCCGAGATCACCGGCGGCGAGCTGGCCCCCGGCGAGCAGGCCGACGACGACGCGGCGCTCACCGCGTTCGTCCGGCGCGAGCTGGGCACGCTGTTCCACCCGACGTCGACGTGCGCGATGGGCCCGGACGGCGCCGTCTGCGACACCGAACTGCGCGTCCGGGGCGTGGCCGGCCTGCGGGTGGTGGACGCCTCCGTCATGCCCGCCGTCCCGCGCGGCAACACCAACGCCCCGACCATCGCGATCGCCGAGCGCGCCGCCGACCTCATCCGGGGCAAGACCCCCGCCTGA
- a CDS encoding cob(I)yrinic acid a,c-diamide adenosyltransferase, translating into MAKDRDQPVVLSRIYTRTGDDGTTALGDASRTRKTDPRLAAYADVEEANAAIGAAVALGGLDEGVAALLVRVQNDLFDVGADLCAPVVPDPPFPPLRVEDAYVERLEAACDEFNADLPPLRSFILPGGTPGAALLHVARTVTRRAERSAWTAVEAHGAAPEGDVNPLTAQYLNRLSDLLFILGRVANAGHGDVLWKPGGER; encoded by the coding sequence ATGGCGAAGGACAGGGATCAGCCCGTCGTGTTGTCGCGGATCTACACGCGGACCGGGGACGACGGGACGACCGCGCTCGGCGACGCGTCGCGGACGCGCAAGACCGACCCCCGGCTGGCCGCGTACGCCGACGTGGAGGAGGCCAACGCCGCGATCGGGGCGGCGGTCGCGCTCGGGGGGCTGGACGAGGGCGTCGCGGCGCTGCTGGTGCGCGTCCAGAACGACCTGTTCGACGTCGGCGCGGACCTGTGCGCTCCGGTCGTCCCGGATCCGCCGTTCCCGCCGCTGCGCGTCGAGGACGCCTACGTCGAGCGGCTGGAGGCGGCCTGCGACGAGTTCAACGCCGACCTGCCCCCGCTGCGCAGCTTCATCCTCCCGGGCGGGACGCCCGGCGCGGCGCTGCTGCACGTCGCCCGGACGGTGACGCGGCGCGCCGAGCGCAGCGCGTGGACGGCCGTCGAGGCGCACGGCGCGGCGCCCGAGGGCGACGTCAACCCGCTGACCGCGCAGTACCTCAACCGCCTGTCGGACCTGCTGTTCATCCTCGGCCGGGTCGCGAACGCCGGGCACGGGGACGTCCTGTGGAAGCCCGGCGGCGAGCGCTGA